In Scatophagus argus isolate fScaArg1 chromosome 3, fScaArg1.pri, whole genome shotgun sequence, the genomic stretch GCCTGATGTAACCACAAGAAAACCATGTCCTTTCCTGTGAACGGTACGTGGTATGATCCTCTGCGGCAACCGTATAGATTTGGGGAGGGACTACATGGATGACCTCTACTGAAGACAGCCGTTGGGACAGCCAATGAGAAAAAGGAGTACTTATTAACGGCCAATCGTCGTTGATGTTATTCAGGCTCTCTACTGCGCACGCACAGAAGATTGCAGCGTGACACGCGTGTGGAGGAAGTGCGGTGACAGGTCTGCAGGAGCTGCCGTTTCTCGGTCTACACAGAACCGGCTAAATTGTCCTTTATCTATTCTCTTTAAAATGTCGTGGCTGTTCGGCCTGAACAAGGGGCAGCCTGAAGTGCCCGCCGGTCTCCCGGTTCAgcctccaccaccaccgccGCCGGCCGGAGGCTCCAGCGGCGGTGGAGATAAACCCAAGGACAAATGGAGCAACTTCGATCCCACCGGACTGGAGCGGGCAGCCCAGGCGGCCAAGGAGCTCGACAAGTCCCGTAAGTGTTTGGGAGGGCCTGCGGGCTCAGTGGCAGTGACCGGAGTGGAGGTTTCTTCACTTTATAACAACATTTCCACACAGTGAGATTCACGATGCAACAGCATCCAGCTCGTGTCCAGAGGTGGTCGTTTCCAGAGATACAGCTGCTCAGATAACGAGGCCCACTCCCACAACCAGCATCTGTTCGCGTATATTTCATCTAACCTTTTGCATATTTATTGGTTGCATATGAGAGCAACGCTGTGCTGTTCCTGCCTTTACTCAAACTAAAGGACTGGGTTCAAAGGTCGTCACCTTGCAGTGTGGCTTGCAACACCCACTTGCACTCGTTTCACATACATGTAGCTTTTCTCTTACCGCTCCTGTCTTGTTTTGAGTTCatgatttcattttccacattGGATAAAAGTAGGTGAAAGTGTAAAGGTAAAGACTCTATCAAGATGTTACGCCAGTCTCTGAAAACGTCCACGTTTGAAGCCACCATGCATTCCACTTatgtgctgttgctgctctcCTCACACCTTCATACAGGACATGCCAAAGAAGCTCTGGATTTGGCTCGGCTGCAGGAGCAGACCACTCAGATGGAGCACCAGAGCAAAATGAAGGTACAGTGGAAAACGAATGCACTAAAGTACTGCTTCGTTCTTGATCTGCTGCAGGACGCTCGGGTCTTTCCAGACAGCTATGTTCATTTCACTGCTGATTTACATCAATGGAGGAACATGTTGTAATCATGTGACTTGCTGGATGCTTAATGATGCTGGGAGATACAGTAGAGCTGTGCCGAGTGTGGATAAAAGTTTGGTGTTGTTGCTGCAGATTacaacatgaagaaaatgtgGTAGACGGTATGGAGAGTCCATTTGTAGTTTGTCAGAAATAGAAGTCACATACAAagcttttctttccctctcctctttatCTGTCCAGATGTCAAATACTATAACTATTACCTGTTCTAAGTCGCCCCATGTGTTTGTACTCATGTCTCTTTGAGGACTTTCATGACACATACCAAGCAAATGTTCACCAGTATGTTGCTTTGGTTTGAGAGCATCCTTTTCTGTGCTCCTGTGACAGGAGTATGAAGCAGCACTTGAACAGCTGAAAGGCGACCAGATCCGAATCCAGGCAGAAGAGCGGAGGAAGACTCTGAACGAGGAGACCAAGCAGCATCAAGCGGTAAGAACAGAAATgatttgtccttttgttttagtaaaaaaaaataaataaataaattaaacaagtATTTTGCAGCAGTCCATGAGCTCTGAGTTACATGGTTATTTTCTGTCCCATTACAGAGAGCTCAGTATCAAGACAAGCTGGCCAGACAGCGATATGAGGACCAACTACGGCAACAGGTGAGTTCACCTCTTTCAAGTTTAGTATATATAAGGCTTTAAAATGAGTCATCATACCAAAAACATTGagctttttgaattttttttttcaacagcaAGCCCTGAATGAGGACAACCTTCGCAAGCAGGAGGAGTCTGTCCAGAAGCAGGAGGCCATGAGGAAAGGTATACACCGGACAGGATCTTGAGGAGGCTTTTCAATGATAGTGAGCAGTGGGTTTATGTACTTTTTGTGTCATGGGTTTTCACAGCCACAATCGAGCACGAGATGGAGCTGAGGCACAAGAATGAGCTTCTGCGTATCGAGGCAGAGTCCAAAGCACGAGCCCGCGTCGAGAGGGAGAACGCTGATATCATCCGTGAGCAGATCCGCCTGAAGGCTGCCGAGCACAGACAGACCGTCCTGGAGTCCATTAAGTAAGATTTAACACTAAAGCTTTTATAGTGTTCTGAATCATGTAAGTTCAAACTGAAGATGTCAAGGAAGTATTAAAAACTAATGCAGTCTGCAAAGGTCCAGTATATAACACAGGAATGGTCATTTTACATGTTAAGAAACAGGGAAATCAACTGTTGCATCTTGTAAACACCCAGAAGGTGTGTTTGACAGTTAATTGGTGTTTGCTTTCAGGACAGCAGGTGCTGTGTTTGGAGAAGGATTCAGGGCCTTTGTGTCAGACTGGGACAAAGTCACAGCCACGGTGAGCCATACTTTTCCATCCACAATCAATTTAATGAATGATTATACTGGAAAGACACGATCTCTGAGTTTCACTGGTGGAAAGCCAGACTGAGGAAACCTAATAAGTGTGCTAATAAATGCATTTACTCTTAAACCGATGGCTGTCTGTTCACAAAATTTGTTCCATTTTATAGTGATATGATAATTCAGTTGTTAACAATAATATGTTTAAAGCatgtcgtttttttttcttcacagtgctgtgaaaaagaagtgcaaacatttgcacatgtttgtattttctaGTGTTACACCACTGATGACATCCAGTAGGCAAGAGTGTTAGCAAATATCCATTTAAATGTTTGGACTGTCTGTGTGGGCAAACCTGAAATGGGTTTAAACTGAGTGGTTTTCAAGATCCTTGCAGTGAACAGTGTTGTGAATGTTGTGTAACTGTTCCCTTACCAGGTGGCAGGTCTGACCCTTTTAGCTGTGGGTGTTTATTCAGCCCGAAACGCGACAGCGGTGGCGGGACGTTACATCGAGGCCAGGCTCGGAAAGCCATCGCTGGTGCGGGAAACATCCCGATTCACTGTGGGAGAGGCAATCAAGCATCCAGTCAAGGTAGCTAATTAGCAACTGATCGTTTGTGCATATTGTAAACTGGAGATTATAATATGCTAattgtgctgtttctgtgtctcttcctAACTAATTAGACAGCCAAACGGCTGAAGAGCAAACCTCAGGATGCCCTTGAGGGAGTTGTGCTCAGTGTAAGTGGACattgaaatatttacaaaagaCCTAACCAACATGCATGTTTAAAGTTTTGCACCCActtaatttaaatgcatttttctaTCTTTCAGCCTTCCCTGGAAGAGCGTGTGCGTGACGTCGCCATCGCAACAAGAAACACGAGGCAGAACAACGGCCTGTACAGGAACATCCTCATGTACGGCCCTCCAGGCACGGGCAAAACTCTCTTTGCTAAGGTATACCACTGAGAGCTGAATGATGACTGACGTAGACATTTATGTACGCTGAAAGTGGTGCTCCATCTAACtgatgcatttctttttgtattgAGTAGAAGCTGGCGATGCATTCTGGGATGGACTATGCAATTATGACTGGTGGTGATGTGGCACCCATGGGCCGTGATGGTGTGACAGCCATGCACAAAGTGTTTGACTGGGCTAACACGAGCCGACGCGGGTAGGCTACTTGATTCATAGGCGTGTACATACAATCAATGCAACTGTTCACTCCAGATACAACATCAACAGATGGGTGTGATCGTGTGTTTTTATCCTGTTACAGACTTCTGCTTTTTGTCGATGAAGCTGATGCGTTCCTCCGCAAGAGATCCACTGTAAGTCTGCGTGTATTTCATTTCCCAGAAACCCTGGATAGAAAATAGATTTCACACCATTTCAGTTCCtcttgactttatttatttatttattctttaaaacaGGAGAGGATCAGTGAAGACCTCAGGGCCACTTTGAATGCGTTCTTGTATCGCACTGGAGAACAGAGCAACAAGTAAACTTTACATTTGTATTCTGTGCAAAACTGGGCTCTAACCTAATCCTTAAATGTGTGCTTTAAGGTGTGCTCGTCACTTCATTTTGCCTGGTCTGTTTGAACTTTACCACATCCCATCACATGCTtgatttctgttcttttttttttattttttcctttgcaggTTCATGCTGGTGTTGGCCAGTAACCAACCGGAGCAGTTCGACTGGGCCATAAATGACCGTATAGATGAAATAGTGAATTTTGCTCTGCCAGGTcctgaggagagggagaggctggTGCGGTTGTACTTTGACAGATATGTGCTAGAGCCCGCCACTGGAGGGAGGCAGTGAGTACAATCCCCACAGCACAGCTGTTAAAATAGGGCAGGAACTAAAGCCACTGCACACCAGGGATGCATACTAAAGCAAGCAGTTAGGCTCAGTCTACCACCATGTAGATATATTGATTCTGTCATTCATATAGTCATGTAATATTTAGATACAGTGATTCTTGGCTGAATGGTGCTACCAGGATCAGGATTAGATTCACATCCATTGGAGATGAAGGCACAGAAAACAGCCCGCTGGGTATGGGGAGTGTAGCCAGCCATGCTGAGACATTAATTACCGAGAGATCAGATGTGTGACAGGGGCTGAAGGGTCGGGGGTGATCCACACACAGGCCGAGAAGCAATAAACTGagctccaaaaacacaacaaagtcaGAAAGAAACTGCATCCAGGCAAACAATTTGATGGCAAAATCGTTTCTTTTGTATGCCTctcatgttgcatgtgtgtatgtgtgcctttGTGCAGGAGGTTGAAGCTGGCACAGTTTGACTATGGTAAAAAGTGCTCTGATATAGCAGCACGAACAGAGGGCATGTCCGGCAGAGAGATCTCTAAGTTGGGTGTGGCCTGGCAGGTATGTTCCAAGTctcaatttcatttcatcttttacTTCGAAATGCTACaagattttcatttaattaattccTAATGTTCTCTTGCAGGCAGCGGCATATTCCTCTGAAGATGGCGTCCTGACAGAAGCTATGATTGATGCTCGGGTTGACGACGCTGTCAAGCAGCACCTTCAGAAGATGGACTGGCTGCATGGAGATGAGGAGGCCCAGACTAAGACCCTTACACCCCCCCCTGCTGGGGCGACAACCAGCGGAGGAAAAATGGGTTTTACTCTGCCCCTCAGTGAGGCGCCTCAGGCCGAGGACATGATTGCCCCTGCCATAGAGATAAATGTGAAACAAGCAGGTGAAAGTATAGCACCTCCTTCAGACACCGACCAATCAGCAGAAGGCAAAAGTGCTACACCAGCTGGACCAGACTGTGAGGAGGCtgtcaaaacaacagagagTTTACCCAAGTCTGCTGCTTCCACTGACAGTGAGggcaaagaggaagacaaaacgGGTTCTTCTCCGAAGGATGGAACTCCAGTCTGAGTTGTTCAGATTTGTTCAGTTGGGAAACCTCGACTTTTAAGATTAGTGTCCTGTCCCTTTGACTAGTCTCTTTATGTCTAAAAATCTGTCAGACTGTTGACAACAGAAGATTCA encodes the following:
- the atad3 gene encoding ATPase family AAA domain containing 3: MSWLFGLNKGQPEVPAGLPVQPPPPPPPAGGSSGGGDKPKDKWSNFDPTGLERAAQAAKELDKSRHAKEALDLARLQEQTTQMEHQSKMKEYEAALEQLKGDQIRIQAEERRKTLNEETKQHQARAQYQDKLARQRYEDQLRQQQALNEDNLRKQEESVQKQEAMRKATIEHEMELRHKNELLRIEAESKARARVERENADIIREQIRLKAAEHRQTVLESIKTAGAVFGEGFRAFVSDWDKVTATVAGLTLLAVGVYSARNATAVAGRYIEARLGKPSLVRETSRFTVGEAIKHPVKTAKRLKSKPQDALEGVVLSPSLEERVRDVAIATRNTRQNNGLYRNILMYGPPGTGKTLFAKKLAMHSGMDYAIMTGGDVAPMGRDGVTAMHKVFDWANTSRRGLLLFVDEADAFLRKRSTERISEDLRATLNAFLYRTGEQSNKFMLVLASNQPEQFDWAINDRIDEIVNFALPGPEERERLVRLYFDRYVLEPATGGRQRLKLAQFDYGKKCSDIAARTEGMSGREISKLGVAWQAAAYSSEDGVLTEAMIDARVDDAVKQHLQKMDWLHGDEEAQTKTLTPPPAGATTSGGKMGFTLPLSEAPQAEDMIAPAIEINVKQAGESIAPPSDTDQSAEGKSATPAGPDCEEAVKTTESLPKSAASTDSEGKEEDKTGSSPKDGTPV